In bacterium (Candidatus Blackallbacteria) CG13_big_fil_rev_8_21_14_2_50_49_14, the following are encoded in one genomic region:
- a CDS encoding site-specific DNA-methyltransferase: protein MSDLCPICPYLRSAFTLETGLGWSAYHGNSIEVLKSLPEGSVDALISDPPYGTGANTLMGRLKPSSEKYRSTGAAPLPDIDGDSLMPEAWQDMMGQILRRSYRVLKPGATVLLFCDWRSLPSLINVVSYSGFALQAVPVWDKGRGSRPRKNGFRSQSELILWAKKPGVLDGPEPPVYLDGVLKHSTLSNHKQHLTQKPLPLMKELVRVVPKKGLVLDPFQGSGTTGVAALEQGLTYIGIESVPEYHKIACERLAASQARAA from the coding sequence ATGTCTGATCTCTGCCCCATTTGTCCCTATCTCAGGAGCGCGTTTACTCTCGAAACGGGCCTTGGCTGGAGTGCCTATCACGGCAACTCTATCGAAGTGCTGAAGTCCCTGCCAGAAGGCTCTGTCGATGCCTTGATCTCTGACCCGCCTTACGGAACTGGTGCCAATACTCTGATGGGCCGTCTGAAGCCTTCTTCGGAAAAATACCGCAGCACAGGGGCCGCCCCTCTGCCAGATATTGACGGGGACTCGCTCATGCCTGAAGCCTGGCAGGATATGATGGGTCAGATATTGCGCAGATCCTACCGGGTTCTCAAACCAGGAGCAACAGTGCTGCTGTTTTGCGATTGGCGTAGCCTGCCCAGTCTAATCAACGTGGTCAGCTATTCAGGTTTTGCCCTGCAGGCGGTCCCAGTCTGGGACAAAGGCCGGGGCTCACGCCCGCGCAAGAATGGTTTTCGCTCTCAATCCGAGCTGATTCTCTGGGCCAAAAAGCCAGGTGTTTTAGATGGCCCTGAACCCCCGGTCTATCTGGATGGGGTGCTGAAGCATTCCACTTTGAGCAATCACAAGCAGCACTTGACCCAAAAGCCGCTCCCATTGATGAAAGAACTGGTGCGCGTTGTGCCCAAGAAGGGGCTGGTTTTAGACCCCTTTCAAGGCAGTGGCACCACTGGCGTTGCTGCACTGGAGCAGGGGCTGACGTATATCGGGATTGAATCAGTGCCCGAATACCACAAGATTGCCTGTGAAAGACTGGCTGCATCCCAAGCCCGCGCCGCTTGA
- a CDS encoding terminase, which produces MFARQTGKTFTTTLEATDDCMEAEATGRISRWTILSGSKAQAKEAIDTGVKLHLNAYRTVFEYLEQPFDEDIDELAYEVRFKGGSRIRAVAANPATARGKSDNIILDEFGFHKDNRAIWRALFPIISRRDLKLRVISTPNGMGDKFFEVMNSEKMGRVFSRHVIDIYQAVAQGLDRDIEELRDGMNDPDGWAQEFECRFIDAATAWLTFELIDACEDPLAGMPEEYQGGLCFVGMDFGRRRDLTTIYVLEDVEGVLWLREWVELERKPFREQLAELDRIFKTYRVVRAALDQTGMGEMPVEEAKAAHGSSRILGVLFQGPAKMEMATALKQRMEDRQLKLPKRSELRDDLHSVSKRVGPTGIPQISAPRINGSHADRFWALGLACMAASSAEMPDFNKIQTTGEFTQQESGLWLPTWGTVEGARYDGY; this is translated from the coding sequence ATGTTTGCCCGTCAAACAGGGAAGACATTCACTACAACCCTCGAAGCCACCGACGATTGCATGGAGGCTGAAGCCACAGGCCGCATCTCTCGCTGGACCATTCTTTCGGGCTCAAAGGCCCAGGCCAAAGAGGCCATCGATACGGGTGTGAAATTGCATTTAAACGCTTATCGAACGGTGTTTGAATACCTCGAACAGCCCTTTGATGAAGACATCGACGAACTGGCCTATGAAGTTCGCTTCAAAGGGGGTTCCCGTATTCGTGCTGTGGCCGCCAACCCCGCCACAGCCCGTGGCAAATCCGACAATATTATCCTAGATGAATTTGGCTTTCACAAAGACAATCGCGCCATTTGGCGGGCCTTATTCCCCATTATTTCCAGACGTGATCTGAAGCTGCGTGTCATCTCAACCCCCAATGGTATGGGTGACAAATTCTTTGAAGTCATGAACTCGGAAAAGATGGGCCGAGTTTTCTCCCGGCATGTCATCGACATTTATCAGGCGGTGGCTCAGGGCCTGGACCGCGACATTGAAGAGCTGCGCGATGGGATGAATGACCCCGATGGCTGGGCCCAGGAGTTTGAATGCAGATTCATTGACGCAGCCACAGCTTGGTTAACCTTTGAGCTGATTGATGCGTGTGAAGATCCCTTGGCGGGCATGCCCGAAGAGTATCAAGGGGGGCTGTGCTTTGTCGGGATGGACTTTGGCCGCCGCCGTGACTTGACCACCATTTATGTGCTCGAAGACGTCGAGGGCGTCTTGTGGCTGCGCGAATGGGTCGAACTGGAGCGTAAACCCTTTCGGGAGCAATTGGCCGAGCTGGATCGCATCTTTAAAACCTATCGGGTGGTGCGGGCTGCACTTGACCAGACGGGTATGGGAGAAATGCCTGTCGAAGAAGCCAAAGCGGCACACGGCTCCAGCCGGATTCTGGGGGTTTTGTTTCAAGGCCCGGCCAAAATGGAAATGGCCACAGCCCTGAAGCAGCGAATGGAAGACCGGCAATTGAAGCTGCCAAAACGCTCTGAGCTGCGAGATGACTTGCACTCTGTTTCTAAGCGGGTTGGCCCGACTGGCATCCCTCAGATTTCTGCTCCGCGCATCAATGGATCACATGCTGACCGTTTCTGGGCATTGGGTTTGGCCTGTATGGCGGCCTCCAGTGCCGAAATGCCAGACTTTAACAAAATTCAAACCACAGGGGAATTCACCCAGCAGGAAAGTGGCCTGTGGCTGCCAACTTGGGGAACAGTAGAAGGAGCACGTTATGACGGATACTGA